In Colletotrichum destructivum chromosome 8, complete sequence, the following proteins share a genomic window:
- a CDS encoding Putative AMP-dependent synthetase/ligase domain, AMP-binding, AMP-binding enzyme domain, ANL has protein sequence MGFKSPYPSLEIPKTNVLSYLFPENSTPSSEPLWIDSEDDRINLSPRQMLQWVKRVGMGLQNLGLQNGDVVMMCTPNQIFVPVAYLGTVSVGCIFSGANPAYTVPELVHQMTNTAAKVVLAHPAHIKRILEAVDKTNIPRSRVFQFSENENESRDGVPDWRQMLGSPNQADSYRWPELDAEESTRTIATINYSSGTTGLPKGVCVSHYNLIANVEQTIFMRYVEKPYSFARRPQERWIGFLPLYHAYGQLYAILMAMRLSIPIYVMKEFRYEDFLFAVSKFKITTLQVAPPVLVMLSKRPETARYDLSSVKEMLCGAAPLSRELQNECQRRFSMQINQGWGMTEVTCGGIVVPGGVKDDNGSVGKLIPNCECKLIDDEGKEVGVGQPGELCIRGPNICLGYWRNETATREMLDQDGWLKTGDVAVCNEEGYFWIVDRKKELIKVNALQVAPAELEAVLLENEHVADAAVVGIAIDGNEWPRAYVAIQDVSRGNVKPEDIQEWVKRRVSKHKALVGGVVFVDEVPKLASGKIQRKVMREWSKRDAAVLAESKGPKSRL, from the exons ATGGGTTTTAAATCGCCCTATCCTTCGTTGGAAATACCGAAGACGAATGTCCTTTCCTACCTTTTCCCCGAGAACTCAACACCATCTAGCGAGCCTCTCTGGATCGATAGCGAAGATGACCGCATCAATCTGTCGCCACGACAAATGCTACAGTGGGTGAAAAGAGTTGGCATGGGCCTTCAGAACCTTGGACTTCAAAACGGGGATGTCGTTATGATGTGCACACCAAACCAAATATTCGTGCCGGTGGCCTACCTTGGCACTGTGTCTGTCGGGTGCATCTTTAGTGGCGCCAACCCAGCATACACAGTTCCTG AGCTTGTCCACCAAATGACTAACACCGCGGCCAAGGTGGTGCTTGCTCACCCAGCTCACATCAAACGGATTCTTGAGGCGGTTGACAAAACTAATATTCCCCGGAGCCGGGTTTTTCAGTTCTCAGAGAATGAAAACGAATCACGAGATGGAGTCCCAGATTGGAGGCAAATGCTTGGCAGTCCGAACCAGGCAGATTCTTATCGTTGGCCAGAACTTGACGCGGAAGAATCGACCAGAACGATTGCAACCATCAATTATTCCTCGGGGACTACCGGACTTCCCAAAGGAGTGTGCGTCTCTCATTATAACCTAATAGCCAACGTCGAACAGACAATCTTCATGAGATACGTAGAAAAGCCTTACAGTTTTGCGCGTCGGCCGCAGGAGAGGTGGATCGGGTTCTTGCCCCTCTATCACGCCTACGGTCAGCTTTACGCCATACTCATGGCCATGAGGTTGAGCATCCCTATTTATGTCATGAAAGAGTTCCGATATGAGGACTTTCTCTTCGCGGTGAGCAAGTTCAAAATTACAACCTTGCAGGTGGCGCCGCCAGTTTTGGTGATGCTTTCGAAGCGTCCAGAAACTGCCCGTTACGACTTATCAAGCGTCAAGGAAATGCTCTGTGGAGCTGCTCCGTTATCGCGAGAGCTTCAGAACGAGTGCCAAAGAAGATTTTCGATGCAGATCAACCAAGGATGGGGGATGACGGAAGTGACTTGTGGAGGTATCGTGGTCCCTGGTGGTGTCAAGGATGACAATGGCAGTGTTGGCAAGTTGATTCCGAACTGTGAGTGCAAGTtgatcgacgacgagggcaaggaggttGGCGTTGGTCAACCGGGCGAGCTCTGCATCCGAGGTCCCAATATCTGTCTTGGTTACTGGCGCAACGAGACTGCCACCCGGGAGATGCTGGACCAAGACGGATGGCTTAAGACTGGAGATGTCGCCGTCTGCAACGAGGAAGGCTATTTCTGGATCGTGGATCGAAAGAAG GAACTAATCAAAGTAAACGCTCTGCAGGTCGCCCccgccgagctggaggcCGTCCTGTTAGAAAACGAACATGTCGCAGATGCTGCCGTGGTTGGAATTGCCAT TGACGGAAACGAGTGGCCCAGAGCCTATGTTGCCATCCAAGACGTGTCGAGAGGGAATGTCAAGCCCGAAGACATACAAGAATGGGTCAAGCGGCGTGTTTCCAAGCACAAGGCGCTGGTAGGCGGCGTGGTGTTCGTCGATGAGGTTCCAAAGCTGGCCAGCGGGAAGATCCAGAGGAAAGTGATGCGAGAGTGGTCCAAGAGGGATGCTGCGGTCTTAGCAGAGTCGAAAGGACCCAAGTCGCGCTTGTGA